DNA sequence from the Pedobacter sp. W3I1 genome:
GATTTTAGCAACGCTGGCTCCAGCCCTATCCTGAAAGAGCTTGCCATTAAACTAAATAACGGCAACAAAAGCGAAGACAAAACAGTCTTCACAAAGAAGTATTTAAATTGGTCAGATTTGTTTGTCTATCAGCCCGCCAATTGGTAAGGAAGGGTACTGTCTTCACCATAAAGAAACCCCACAGTGTGTTCCTGTTATTTCATTTTGGTAAGTGCAGATTTAAGATCCGCTATTGCATCATCTGGATCCCCTTCAGACGCAAAGATCTCCGCTACATCCATATCTTTGCCATATATTACTGCATTTGAAGCCACATCAATCTCAAGCGATGCGCCGTTGACAGAAAGACCAGCAAAAAGCCCCTTACTACGGGAATAGGAATAAACCTCGGCATCGAGTTTGTAATCCGTATTTACTGCAGAGCTCCGTCCGACGGGACCTGCCGCGACAGAAAGATCACCTCCAAGGGTAAAGCTGCTTTTCTTTATTGCAGTCAGACTATTGGCATGGGTAAAAACAAGCACAAGTTCAGTTGACTGCACACCCGCCTGCAGACCCACACTTCCCCCCGTAATAGTTACAAATACAGGATTGCTCCAGGAACCATCTGCCCTTTTCACCATGGCAATGCCCCTGCCGCGTTTCCCTCCTATTACAAAACCAGCATTGATCAGCTTGGGCACAATAACAATACCCTGGGTAAGCTCAAGCAGTTTTGAGGGAATGGATTCTTTCATTTTCCCAAAACCGGAAAGCACCTGCGCCGAAGACTGTATTCTTTTTTGCTCCTTGTTCTGCGCAAGAGCTGATGAAGGAAGTAATAATGCTGCGCAGCAAAGCACAGCGAGGTTGATCATGATCAAATTGATGGTGTTCATATGCTAAAAAATATCCCGGTCGCTACTAAGGCTGACCTGCTCCTGTAAACCTTCGGAGCTGCAATATTATACCTTTTATTTCTTTTCCCACCCCGTCTGCAGGTAAATTACGCTGCTGTGAGAAATCCCCACAAAAGCATCATCATTAAACGGAGATTTTTGTGCACCTACTGATTTAGCGAAGGTAAAGCATCGGTTAAAGCAGATGTTTTTTTTTAACCATTCCAGTTTAAGTTAATTAGTTTTTGATCTAACCATAATGGTAACAAGCTTTTTATCTATACCCTGTAAAACAACGAGAAAACAAGCGCTTTACCCATCAACACAGCGCATTGATCGGGAAAGCTCAAAGCCCTTCCCGAAGAAGCAATCAGTTTCTATTAGCTAAGAACATGCACTGATCAATATCTCTATTTTGAGATTTCAAACAGTTGTCAGGGAACTACGGACCATGCTGATCAGCATCAGCCTCGAGGATACACCGGATGTTAATTCTATGATGTAAGCTTTCTTGAATTACTTATCGTATATGCCTCTTAAAAAATCTTTTAAAGAAATAGGACTTCTGCCTAGTAATTGTTTAACATCACTTTTATTGGTGTCGAATTCTCCTCCAGCTATCGCTCCAGCGAACCTTGACAGATACGCTGCATCATCGTCAGGAATCCCTTGCTGTACAAGCTGCGCAACATATGATGTTACGTCAATCTGGTTGTAAGCTATCGTTGTCCCTGTGATTTCTGATATTAGGTCAGCAATCTCCGCGAAGGAGACAGCGGTCTCTGAAGCGATGACATATTCTTTGGTTTCATGCCCAGTAGTAGTCAGTACAACTGCTATTGCTTCAGCCATTTCCGTTATCGGCAAAAAAGGTGTTTTACCATTTCCGGCAGGGATGGAAATACCTTCATCCAACATATTATTTCCGGAAATAATGGGAATCATGTCAGCATACAGTGTATTATCCATTAAAGTATAAGGTAAAGCGATCTGTTTTAGATAATCACTTGTGTCTGCATGGTATTGAACATCTCCAACCATTATACTTCGACGCAAATCTTTCATATCAAAACTGGTATAAATGATATGATTAACACCGGATGCCTTTGCAGCATTAATTACGTTTTTATGTTGCTCAAACCTTTGAGCTATTTCCGCTGAAGAAGATATCAACAGTAGCTTGTCCACATCTTCGAAGGCACTTTTTAAAGACTCAAAATTCTGATAGTCGCCAATCCTCACCTGGATGCCTTTTGACTTAAATTCTGCCGATTTAGATTCATCTCTCACCAATGCTGCAATATTGTTTGCGGATATGCCTTTATTCAATAAAGAATTTATGGTGGCCCTGCCTAAATTACCAGTTGCACCTGTTACTAAAATCATAGTTTTTGTTTTAAGATAAATAATCAATTACTTTTGTTAGGCAAAGAAACTGAAATCAATACTATAAAATACCCTATCTCATTAGTAACAAAATAAAAAGTGGTAACCTTAAAGTAACAAATGGAAAATAACTTAAATCATGCTTACTGTCCTGCCATAGAAACGATAGCGCTGATCGGAGGACGTTGGAAAGTGATTATTTTGCATGTGCTTTCCAAGCATGCCAGGCGTTTTGGGGAAATTAATGTTCGGGTACCCTCTATATCAAGAAAAGTATTAACTGAACAACTAAGAGAACTTGAAGCCGATGGCTTAATTAGCAGGAAACAGTACAAGGAGCTTCCACGGAAGGTAGAGTATGCACTCACCGAATATGGGGAAAGCCTTTGCCCATTGTTAGCGTACATAGCAGCATGGAACAAGGAAAAAGTTTAGATAATTAACTCAAAATACTATAACAATCTCCAGTCAAATGCACATTTGCGATTTCAGTAATCAAATTGTACAATAGATTTGATTTCGAAAGAACGCGATCTGTAACGATGCCAAGGTCAGAGACCCTGCCATCATTGAGTATTAAACTTGACATTATCAAGTAATAATTTTCCAATTCTTATTTTAACTACCAAAGTAGTTACTACAGTAAAAAACAGGAATTAGTGTATTATATTACGACTGATCGTCTACCGAACGTAATTCCTTTATTTTTTCGATTCCTATTTCATCCATCCACTGTTCAAAGCCTGTTAGCTTTGGCATCCAGGAAGATATAAATCTGTAATCGATGGGATCATAACCTTCCTTGTCGATCATTTCAACCAATTTCGCAAATGTTTCACTTTGTTGATAAAGTATTGCTAACGGTACTTGTACGAATTTGATTGGTTGGTTCAACTTCTCCTCCAATAGGTTTAAAACTTGTTTCGGTGTAAATAGTTTATCTCCGAAATCAACTGTTTTGCCGTTGAACGCTTTATAATTCTGAAATATTATTCGCGCAAAGGTTCCAATATCATTGGTAGCAACCCAGGAGATTGCCTTTTCTTCAGGTAAGGGATTGACAAACTTATCTTCTGCTAATCCGAAACTTGGCAAAAGTAGATTTTCCATAAAAGAAGCAGGTCTTATTACTGCCCCCTGTAAATTACTTTCTAACAAGTATTTTTCGATTGTAAACTTAAATTTTGGTCTGAATAAATTCTGCTTATCCGATCCAAGAACCGATGAATAAAGGACAAATTTAACGCCTTGTTCTTCTGCTAATTTGATTGTTCGCATGCCGATTTCTGCTTCTTTCTCATCCGATTCTCTGCTGGAAACCCATACAGGGGGAAGGACTAAATAAAGTCCATCGACTTTTTTAAATATACCACTTAAATCTTCAATGCCTTCCAAATCGCCTTTTACCAAAATTGCTCCTGCTTTTTTTAAATCGACGGCTTTTGAAGATTGAGGATTTCTGGTAAGTGCAAACACCTCAAAATTGTTTTTTAGCAATTCATATGCTGCGGCACTACCTTGCTT
Encoded proteins:
- a CDS encoding SDR family oxidoreductase; the encoded protein is MILVTGATGNLGRATINSLLNKGISANNIAALVRDESKSAEFKSKGIQVRIGDYQNFESLKSAFEDVDKLLLISSSAEIAQRFEQHKNVINAAKASGVNHIIYTSFDMKDLRRSIMVGDVQYHADTSDYLKQIALPYTLMDNTLYADMIPIISGNNMLDEGISIPAGNGKTPFLPITEMAEAIAVVLTTTGHETKEYVIASETAVSFAEIADLISEITGTTIAYNQIDVTSYVAQLVQQGIPDDDAAYLSRFAGAIAGGEFDTNKSDVKQLLGRSPISLKDFLRGIYDK
- a CDS encoding helix-turn-helix domain-containing protein — translated: MENNLNHAYCPAIETIALIGGRWKVIILHVLSKHARRFGEINVRVPSISRKVLTEQLRELEADGLISRKQYKELPRKVEYALTEYGESLCPLLAYIAAWNKEKV
- a CDS encoding lipid-binding SYLF domain-containing protein, which produces MNTINLIMINLAVLCCAALLLPSSALAQNKEQKRIQSSAQVLSGFGKMKESIPSKLLELTQGIVIVPKLINAGFVIGGKRGRGIAMVKRADGSWSNPVFVTITGGSVGLQAGVQSTELVLVFTHANSLTAIKKSSFTLGGDLSVAAGPVGRSSAVNTDYKLDAEVYSYSRSKGLFAGLSVNGASLEIDVASNAVIYGKDMDVAEIFASEGDPDDAIADLKSALTKMK
- a CDS encoding NmrA family NAD(P)-binding protein, which encodes MKRILVTGATGKQGSAAAYELLKNNFEVFALTRNPQSSKAVDLKKAGAILVKGDLEGIEDLSGIFKKVDGLYLVLPPVWVSSRESDEKEAEIGMRTIKLAEEQGVKFVLYSSVLGSDKQNLFRPKFKFTIEKYLLESNLQGAVIRPASFMENLLLPSFGLAEDKFVNPLPEEKAISWVATNDIGTFARIIFQNYKAFNGKTVDFGDKLFTPKQVLNLLEEKLNQPIKFVQVPLAILYQQSETFAKLVEMIDKEGYDPIDYRFISSWMPKLTGFEQWMDEIGIEKIKELRSVDDQS